One Oryza glaberrima chromosome 10, OglaRS2, whole genome shotgun sequence DNA segment encodes these proteins:
- the LOC127752756 gene encoding SPX domain-containing protein 3: protein MKFGKRLKKQVEESLPEWRDKFLAYKRLKKLVRLVSSSSGDVGGGGGGGEAEFVRLLDGEVDRINAFFLEQEEEFVIRQRELQETVEKVAGSGGGGRRPAAAEMRRVRKEIVDLHGEMVLLLNYSAVNYTGLAKILKKYDKRTGRLLRLPFIEKVLRQPFFTTELISRLVRDCEATMEAIFTSSVATTAMAGDRRTWKGCSGDAGMAPMADQQGIFRNTVAALATMEELRSGSSTYGRFSLPPMAAPASPESDVLQSIQIADPIPI, encoded by the exons ATGAAGTTTGGGAAGAGGCTGAAGAAGCAGGTGGAGGAGAGCCTCCCGGAGTGGAGGGACAAGTTCTTGGCGTACAAGCGCCTCAAGAAGCTCGTCAggctcgtctcctcctcctccggcgatgtcggcggcggcggcggcggcggcgaggccgaatTCGTGCGGCTgctcgacggcgaggtcgaCAGGATCAACGCCTTCTTCctcgagcaggaggaggagttcGTCATACGGCAGAGG GAGCTGCAGGAGACAGTGGAGAAGGtggccggcagcggcggtggagggcggcggccggcggcggcggagatgaggAGGGTGAGGAAGGAGATCGTGGACCTGCACGGGGAGATGGTGCTGCTGCTTAACTACAGCGCCGTCAACTACACAG GGCTGGCCAAGATCCTGAAGAAATACGACAAGCgcaccggccgcctcctccggctgccGTTCATCGAGAAGGTGCTCCGGCAGCCGTTCTTCACGACGGAGCTCATCTCGAGGCTTGTCCGCGACTGCGAGGCCACCATGGAGGCCATCTTCACCTCCtccgtggcgacgacggcgatggccggcgatcgccggacTTGGAAAGGATGCTCCGGCGACGCCGGGATGGCTCCgatggcagaccagcagggcatcttccggaacaccgtcgccgcgcTGGCGACGATGGAGGAGCTCCGGAGCGGGAGCTCGACGTACGGGCGGTTCTCGCTGCcgccgatggcggcgccggcctcgccggagTCCGACGTGCTGCAGTCCATCCAGATCGCCGATCCGATCCCCATCTGA
- the LOC127786137 gene encoding protein TIFY 11d — protein MAAAGSSSRFAVTCGLLSQYMRERQQPQPPVTVLEAVAEEEEEDARTMQLFPPRAAATDGVATPSAGTAPLTIFYDGRMVVVDDVPADKAAELMRLAGSACSPPPPPPQPAHAAALPEMPIARKASLQRFLQKRKHRITTTSEPYKKAAVASPAPEKSFAVAPVKDEPATWLGL, from the exons atggccgccgccggcagcagcagcaggttcGCCGTCACGTGCGGCCTCCTCAGCCAGTACATGCGGGAGCgccagcagccgcagccgccggtgaCGGTTCttgaggcggtggcggaggaggaggaggaggacgcgcggACTATGCAGCTCttccccccgcgcgccgccgccaccgacggcgtCGCGACGCCGTCGGCGGGGACGGCGCCGCTGACCATCTTCTACGACGGGAGGATGGTCGTGGTCGACGACGTCCCGGCCGACAAGGCCGCGGAGCTCATGAGGCTGGCCGGCTccgcgtgctcgccgccgccgccaccgccgcagccggcgcacgccgccgcgctcccggAGATGCCGATCGCGAGGAAGGCGTCGCTGCAGCGTTTCCTCCAGAAGAGGAAGCACAG GATCACGACAACGAGCGAACCATAcaagaaggcggcggtggcgtcgccggcgccggagaaaaGCTTCGCCGTCGCGCCGGTGAAAGATGAGCCGGCGACATGGCTCGGGCTCTGA